From Cryptococcus decagattii chromosome 13, complete sequence, the proteins below share one genomic window:
- a CDS encoding U6 snRNA-associated Sm-like protein LSm6, whose protein sequence is MSSPEPQDESQPISGSPSEFLRNIVGKRVKVRIGSGVDYTGVLTCLDGYMNVALEQAEEWAGEVKTAVYGDCFLRGNNVLYISALEVL, encoded by the exons ATGAGCTCGCCAGAACCCCAGGATGAATCTCAACCCATCTCCGGATCGCCTTCGGAATTCCTTCGAAACATTGTTGGCAAGCGTGTTAAGGTTAGAATAGGAAGCGGAGTGGACTACACCG GTGTTTTAACATGTTTGGACGGATACATGAATGTCGCTCTTGAGCAAGCAGAGGAGTGGGCAGGAGAGGTGAAGACCGCTGTTTATGGTGATTGTTTCTTGCGAGGTAACAACG TCCTCTACATCTCAGCATTGGAAGTCTTATAG